The following are encoded together in the Thalassolituus oleivorans MIL-1 genome:
- a CDS encoding sensor domain-containing diguanylate cyclase has protein sequence MRYLLTMLVVWMMSTTSIAATRIEVDRLSDNLALGQYVDTVRLERDDSGLTDYVRNADFVAGEYEALNFGYTQQRVWLKFELSNASDHDIERILNIRYPLIDRLYLYNDSTTTPLYTLGRFYANEFDQALHIPASYFVMPLVIKAHSTETYYLSVDSDNSIALPIYLTTTPALERQAFQYAVNIVFYFGLVVTNILFAFFMTLLLRDREQLYYSLFMVSYHFLFFAVLEGMPHTLFGIDSLFISRDIIPYILSISMTIFTVFAASYLKLRKYAPKAYKMAKALTGIMLLSLVLCFILPSYYAIKLTTLTSILVGVFYASVVSNFILRGRPGVRSFLLAWGTGVAGAIVYGMKVWNLVPVNFITSYGWHIGTLIEAAVFSSMMAYRAARDRKERLEFLHQLNKKERDLRHTQERLLESESAAKADLELQVKQRTRDLSNILAQLETENRSLAELSINDGLTKVRNRRYFNDIFPQMWSDAIADQTPISVILLDIDHFKKVNDDYGHISGDDCLVKVAGIMRQSVNHPIDVVCRYGGEEFVIILPDTTQQQAFALAENMRKNIANTIISNNERAFRVTSSFGVGGLIPTEEIAPEDLIAQCDAALYTSKRNGRNRVTVADDIATSGKAEAADFTKL, from the coding sequence ATGCGCTACTTACTCACAATGTTGGTTGTATGGATGATGTCGACCACTTCTATCGCCGCTACTAGGATTGAGGTCGATAGGCTGAGCGATAACTTAGCGTTAGGGCAATATGTCGATACCGTGCGCCTTGAACGGGATGATTCGGGGTTAACAGATTATGTACGTAATGCTGATTTTGTAGCGGGAGAGTATGAAGCGCTTAACTTTGGGTACACCCAGCAGCGGGTATGGCTCAAGTTTGAACTTTCAAACGCCTCTGATCATGATATTGAACGTATTTTAAATATTCGTTATCCCTTAATCGATCGTCTGTATCTATATAATGACAGCACGACGACTCCGCTCTATACCCTTGGTCGGTTTTACGCAAATGAATTCGACCAAGCACTCCATATTCCGGCTTCCTATTTTGTTATGCCGTTGGTCATTAAAGCGCATAGCACCGAAACCTATTATCTTAGTGTCGATAGTGACAATTCTATTGCACTACCGATTTATCTGACGACGACACCAGCGCTCGAACGGCAGGCATTTCAGTATGCCGTTAATATTGTTTTTTATTTTGGTTTGGTCGTTACCAATATCTTATTTGCATTTTTCATGACCTTGCTGTTAAGAGACCGCGAGCAGCTCTATTACAGTTTATTTATGGTGAGTTATCATTTTCTTTTCTTTGCCGTATTGGAAGGTATGCCACATACCCTTTTCGGTATTGATTCGTTATTCATAAGTCGAGATATCATTCCTTATATTTTAAGTATCTCAATGACTATATTTACAGTGTTTGCCGCGTCATATTTAAAGCTACGTAAATACGCTCCTAAAGCTTATAAAATGGCGAAAGCTCTAACCGGAATTATGCTGCTTTCCTTAGTTTTGTGCTTTATTTTGCCTTCTTATTACGCCATTAAATTGACAACTCTTACGTCTATTTTGGTTGGTGTTTTTTATGCATCGGTCGTCAGTAATTTTATTCTGCGTGGGCGTCCAGGTGTTAGATCATTTCTACTGGCTTGGGGGACGGGTGTTGCCGGTGCAATAGTGTATGGAATGAAAGTATGGAACTTGGTTCCGGTTAATTTCATCACCAGTTACGGTTGGCATATAGGAACATTAATCGAAGCGGCCGTATTCTCCTCTATGATGGCCTATCGTGCAGCCCGAGACCGAAAGGAACGCTTGGAGTTTTTGCATCAGCTCAATAAAAAAGAACGTGATTTACGTCATACACAAGAGCGCTTATTGGAATCTGAAAGTGCTGCAAAAGCGGATCTAGAGCTACAAGTAAAACAACGTACCCGAGACTTATCGAATATCTTGGCTCAGTTAGAAACCGAGAATCGTTCGCTGGCCGAATTATCCATTAACGATGGCTTAACCAAGGTACGCAATCGCAGATACTTTAACGATATCTTTCCACAAATGTGGAGTGATGCGATAGCCGATCAAACCCCAATTAGCGTTATATTGCTGGATATCGACCACTTCAAAAAGGTGAATGACGACTATGGTCATATCAGTGGTGATGATTGCCTTGTTAAAGTAGCCGGTATCATGCGCCAGTCGGTTAATCACCCGATAGATGTTGTATGTCGTTATGGTGGTGAAGAATTTGTTATTATCTTGCCGGATACTACCCAACAACAAGCCTTTGCTCTTGCCGAAAACATGCGTAAAAATATCGCCAACACCATTATTTCCAATAACGAACGCGCCTTTAGAGTAACCTCCAGTTTCGGTGTTGGTGGGTTAATTCCGACAGAAGAAATAGCGCCCGAAGACCTGATTGCTCAATGCGATGCCGCGCTCTATACCTCCAAGCGCAACGGCCGCAACCGCGTTACTGTGGCCGATGATATTGCTACAAGTGGAAAAGCCGAAGCGGCTGATTTTACAAAGCTTTAA
- a CDS encoding type I restriction-modification system subunit M, with protein sequence MSEQTQTPNNLAAYCWSIADLLRGDFKQSQYGRIILPFTLLRRLEGVLEASKDAVLAEYERVKNLNLPEEAQEKLILRATQIDGQGLSFFNTSKMDLSKLGEAGIKANLESYIQGFSKDAREIFEYFNFAEFIGQLNDADLLYKVVQKVRATDLSPKAISNHDMGLTFEELIRRFAEGSNETAGEHFTPRDIVRLTTALVFMEDDDALSKQGIIRTIYDPTAGTGGFLSSGMEYVLELNSGAKMIAYGQELNPESYAICKADMLIKGQEVDNIKLGNTLSNDQLYANKFDYMLSNPPFGVDWKKIESTIKDENTLKGFDGRFGPGLPRVSDGSLLFLMHLISKLRDSSDGGGRIGIILNGSPLFTGGAGSGESEIRRYILEADLLETIVALPTDMFYNTGIATYVWVLSNKKSQERKGKVQLINGVNLCGKMRKSLGSKRNEMSADDIATIIRTFGAFEVVDARPVSDFVGEKPADVKSSRGRQAANPKAEVVKTFASKIFANHEFGYRRITIERPLRESYQFSDERLAELRFANKPLNAPMKWIYETYGDPWTDEVQGEGYGQLTEHAVEIRAYLKSHYSELKEKQIKDLLDSKLWLDCLQTFLLGKSLQSIIGTEQCDDMNGYDAVLNKACKTLNIKLDAKEKKAITDAVSWKNPAAEKVIKKIHKAKANPLYGLFEVERDGKKQTVEYKPDGDLRDNENVSLDPTQTVNALNEAYFIKEVQPHVPDAWIDASKIDAKDQQVGIVGYEIPFNRHFYQYQPPRDLAEIDADLDAVSAEIMELLREVHS encoded by the coding sequence ATGTCAGAGCAAACACAAACCCCGAACAACCTCGCCGCCTACTGCTGGTCGATCGCCGATTTACTGCGTGGCGATTTCAAACAAAGCCAGTATGGCCGCATCATTCTGCCATTTACCTTATTACGCCGCCTTGAAGGCGTGTTAGAAGCCAGCAAAGACGCCGTACTCGCGGAATATGAGCGGGTAAAAAATCTCAACTTGCCCGAGGAAGCACAAGAAAAACTGATACTTAGGGCCACTCAAATCGACGGCCAAGGCCTTAGCTTTTTTAACACCTCCAAGATGGATCTGTCCAAACTGGGCGAAGCCGGCATTAAGGCCAACCTAGAAAGCTATATTCAAGGTTTCTCGAAAGATGCGCGCGAGATATTCGAATACTTCAACTTTGCCGAGTTCATCGGCCAGCTCAACGACGCAGACTTGCTCTACAAGGTGGTGCAAAAAGTCCGTGCCACCGATTTAAGCCCCAAGGCCATCTCGAATCACGACATGGGCCTCACCTTCGAAGAGTTGATACGTCGGTTTGCTGAAGGCTCAAACGAAACCGCCGGGGAGCACTTCACCCCGCGCGACATCGTGCGCCTCACTACGGCCTTAGTATTTATGGAAGACGACGATGCCTTATCTAAGCAAGGCATCATCCGCACTATCTATGACCCCACCGCAGGCACCGGCGGATTTTTATCCTCAGGTATGGAATACGTGCTCGAATTAAACAGCGGCGCAAAAATGATTGCCTATGGCCAAGAGCTAAACCCAGAAAGCTACGCCATTTGCAAAGCCGACATGCTGATCAAAGGGCAAGAAGTCGATAACATCAAACTTGGCAACACCCTCTCTAACGATCAGCTTTACGCCAATAAGTTTGACTACATGCTGTCTAATCCACCCTTTGGTGTCGATTGGAAAAAAATCGAGTCCACCATCAAAGACGAAAATACTCTTAAGGGCTTTGATGGGCGTTTTGGCCCCGGCTTACCGCGCGTATCGGACGGCTCGCTACTCTTCTTAATGCACTTAATCAGCAAGCTGCGTGATAGCAGTGACGGCGGCGGTCGCATTGGTATTATTCTGAATGGTTCGCCGTTATTTACTGGCGGTGCAGGCTCGGGCGAAAGCGAAATTCGCCGTTACATATTAGAGGCCGACCTACTCGAAACCATCGTGGCTCTGCCAACGGATATGTTCTACAACACCGGCATCGCCACCTATGTGTGGGTGCTGTCGAATAAAAAATCGCAAGAACGTAAAGGCAAAGTCCAACTTATTAACGGCGTAAACCTGTGCGGCAAAATGCGTAAATCGTTAGGGTCGAAACGCAACGAAATGAGCGCCGACGACATCGCCACCATTATTCGTACCTTTGGTGCCTTTGAGGTGGTGGACGCTCGCCCAGTATCGGACTTTGTGGGCGAAAAACCCGCCGACGTGAAAAGCAGCCGTGGCCGCCAAGCCGCGAATCCAAAGGCCGAGGTAGTTAAAACCTTCGCCAGTAAAATTTTTGCCAACCACGAATTTGGCTATCGCCGTATTACCATCGAGCGCCCACTGCGCGAAAGCTATCAGTTTAGCGACGAGCGCCTTGCTGAGCTGCGGTTTGCCAACAAGCCGTTAAATGCGCCAATGAAATGGATTTACGAAACCTACGGAGATCCTTGGACTGATGAGGTTCAAGGTGAAGGGTATGGCCAGCTAACAGAACACGCAGTAGAAATACGCGCCTACCTCAAAAGCCATTACAGCGAGCTAAAAGAGAAGCAAATAAAAGACCTGCTCGACAGCAAGCTCTGGCTCGATTGCCTACAAACCTTTTTATTGGGCAAGTCGCTCCAATCCATCATCGGCACTGAACAGTGCGATGATATGAATGGCTATGATGCGGTGCTGAATAAAGCCTGCAAAACGCTGAATATTAAACTCGACGCGAAAGAAAAAAAGGCGATCACCGACGCGGTAAGTTGGAAGAATCCAGCGGCAGAAAAAGTCATCAAAAAGATTCACAAAGCAAAAGCGAACCCGCTTTATGGTTTATTTGAAGTAGAGCGTGATGGCAAAAAGCAGACGGTAGAATACAAACCTGACGGCGATTTACGCGATAACGAAAACGTAAGCCTAGACCCAACACAAACAGTTAATGCATTAAACGAAGCCTATTTTATTAAAGAGGTACAACCCCATGTGCCGGATGCCTGGATAGACGCCAGCAAAATCGATGCGAAAGATCAGCAGGTCGGCATAGTGGGTTATGAAATTCCGTTTAATCGCCATTTTTATCAGTATCAACCGCCAAGGGATTTGGCCGAGATCGACGCGGATTTGGATGCGGTGAGTGCAGAGATAATGGAATTATTGCGGGAGGTGCACTCCTGA